The proteins below are encoded in one region of Daphnia magna isolate NIES unplaced genomic scaffold, ASM2063170v1.1 Dm_contigs302, whole genome shotgun sequence:
- the LOC123468139 gene encoding LOW QUALITY PROTEIN: uncharacterized protein LOC123468139 (The sequence of the model RefSeq protein was modified relative to this genomic sequence to represent the inferred CDS: deleted 1 base in 1 codon) — protein sequence MVTRLGGDHVSDLESQVSCLKTDLESKVEEISVLKNEAVQMKVAFADGLLSLQRASPTGLAGSSFSGTSSHGPSYASVARRNSSGSVLVAKCADASAPPLNVQAVEELLDTPNSGLIPSHVRFKNNKMFVTLDNEVAVAKAAALLNNKPDFSSRFEPASKLNVSFPVVALFVNISDVNALKVELEHRNSALRGQIHSVKVIYTKPQTTEGHVKIFLKSRAVRDLILDQRRASISGTYYRIVPVDLNREVRRCFKCQRYGHIQRDCSARFVACGKCAERHGTKECTSVVLKCVNCNGSHQSGHNTCSEQVKAVERAGKPVCMHISNSAACVELTTNKGPLRLSSVYLRPSIVDFSATTLTILEALSAPFSIIGADANARSRMWDSPFNDKRGSDLESLLACSNLRVVNQPHSELDFVPAGTTFVDLTLAGDKDWSNSKNAQNEMLYRRSKAGYQRELRAAKRRAWEKARTNATNGDMFRVLSEFAGKTKSISLPSEVSIDGALSADPILIAEGCARHFFPVEPPSQSTHSAVESEACCLRQSFGYDRKRLRFLYSSTVEPIFTYGCSVWASVLRTKAGSKKIRSFQRLICRMITRSFKTAPTESLIILSNMLPLDLRILEIATSRLLSQPAGEFVKSSSKLILKRLPHELMHKKSERVSTFHSTQHPPWRICLYSSSLSYASVDLFPCALNTLRCYIRVFLNSGAAGLCVVVTNSAAVIRIRNLSLPPSISFRSGLSVALAEAIETIKELRPKYTSSEIILVERLVMLSPAATLSLMEVSNLDLLAIPGNSCHVFTAANPNSPGLALASFWAKYPSPFTTRYAPVSQKAIQKELSKYVWNMWNKEWVSLSTNLSVKAFFPDVYSANRLLKVKTSAISTQLLTGHCPLNAHQHRPLEAYLICSVPVARNGVRERAFPLATHPATGDYGLTASVRALLDRLALSSETQSARFS from the exons ATGGTCACCCGACTCGGTGGTGACCATGTCTCTGATCTCGAATCTCAAGTCTCCTGTCTCAAAACTGATCTAGAGAGTAAGGTAGAGGAAATTAGTGTACTAAAGAATGAGGCGGTGCAAATGAAAGTAGCTTTTGCTGACGGTCTTTTAAGCCTCCAACGTGCTAGCCCTACCGGCCTTGCTGGTTCGTCCTTCTCAGGTACATCAAGTCATGGTCCGTCCTACGCTTCTGTCGCTCGTCGTAACTCATCCGGCTCTGTTTTGGTGGCCAAATGTGCCGATGCCTCTGCTCCTCCTTTGAATGTCCAGGCTGTTGAGGAGTTGCTTGATACTCCAAACAGCGGTTTGATCCCCTCGCATGttcgttttaaaaacaataagatGTTTGTCACCCTGGACAATGAGGTGGCAGTTGCAAAGGCAGCAGCTCTTCTTAACAACAAACCCGATTTTAGTAGCCGTTTTGAACCAGCTAGCAAGCTAAATGTGTCTTTCCCTGTTGTGGCCCTCTTTGTTAATATCTCGGATGTAAACGCCCTTAAGGTGGAGCTAGAACATCGCAATAGCGCCTTACGTGGGCAGATACACTCCGTTAAAGTGATCTACACCAAGCCACAGACCACGGAAGGACACGTTAAGATTTTTCTTAAATCCAGGGCTGTCAGAGACCTCATTCTGGACCAGCGTAGGGCATCGATCTCGGGAACCTACTACCGTATAGTACCAGTTGATCTGAACAGGGAGGTTAGACGCTGTTTTAAATGTCAAAGATACGGACACATCCAGAGAGACTGCTCAGCTAGGTTTGTAGCTTGTGGGAAGTGTGCAGAGAGGCATGGCACGAAAGAGTGCACCTCTGTGGTTTTAAAATGCGTTAACTGCAATGGCTCGCACCAATCTGGCCACAACACTTGCAGTGAGCAGGTGAAAGCGGTTGAGCG AGCCGGGAAACCTGTCTGTATGCACATTTCTAACTCTGCTGCATGTGTTGAGTTGACAACGAACAAAGGCCCATTACGCCTATCCTCCGTCTACCTCCGTCCCTCTATTGTGGATTTTTCGGCCACGACCCTGACCATCCTTGAGGCACTCTCTGCTCCCTTTTCGATAATCGGTGCTGATGCCAATGCAAGATCTCGGATGTGGGACAGCCCTTTCAATGACAAGCGTGGCTCTGATCTGGAGTCTCTGCTGGCCTGCTCTAACCTAAGAGTTGTCAATCAACCTCACTCTGAGCTTGATTTTGTTCCTGCCGGGACAACTTTTGTCGATCTTACCCTCGCAGGTGATAAA GACTGGTCAAATAGCAAAAACGCTCAAAATGAAATGCTGTACCGTCGTAGCAAAGCAGGGTATCAGCGGGAACTTAGAGCAGCTAAACGTAGAGCTTGGGAGAAAGCTAGGACGAATGCGACCAATGGGGATATGTTCCGTGTCCTATCTGAGTTCGCGGGAAAAACTAAGTCTATCTCTCTACCTTCTGAAGTATCTATCGATGGAGCTCTATCCGCAGATCCGATTTTGATTGCAGAGGGCTGTGCCAGACATTTCTTTCCTGTTGAACCCCCGTCTCAATCAACTCACTCAGCAGTGGAAAGTGAAGCCT GTTGCCTCCGGCAATCTTTTGGTTACGATAGGAAACGCTTACGATTTCTCTACTCCTCCACCGTTGAGCCCATCTTCACATACGGTTGCTCTGTCTGGGCTTCTGTTTTACGCACAAAGGCCGGTTCAAAGAAGATCCGTTCGTTTCAGCGGTTGATCTGCCGGATGATTACGCGCTCGTTCAAAACGGCCCCTACCGAATCGCTCATTATCTTATCCAATATGCTTCCACTTGATCTCCGCATACTGGAAATAGCCACTTCTCGTCTGCTCTCTCAACCGGCTGGTGAGTTTGTCAAATCATCTAGCAAACTAATCCTTAAGCGTCTCCCCCATGAACTTATGCACAAAAAGAGTGAACGAGTCAGTACATTTCATTCTACCCAACACCCACCGTGGAGAATTTGTCTCTACTCCTCTAGCCTCTCTTACGCGTCTGTCGATCTTTTTCCATGCGCACTAAACACCCTCCGCTGCTATATTCGTGTGTTTCTGAACTCTGGCGCTGCTGGACTTTGCGTAGTCGTCACAAACTCCGCGGCTGTAATCAGGATACGTAATCTGTCGCTACCCCCCTCAATCTCTTTCCGCAGTGGACTGAGCGTCGCTCTTGCTGAGGCCATTGAGACTATAAAAGAGCTGAGGCCTAAGTATACCAGCAGTGAAATTATCTTAGTTGAAAGGCTCGTAATGCTCAGTCCGGCCGCTACACTTTCTCTGATGGAGGTGAGCAACCTTGATCTTCTGGCAATACCCGGCAACTCTTGTCATGTCTTCACTGCTGCCAATCCAAACTCACCTGGTCTCGCCCTAGCTAGCTTCTGGGCCAAATATCCCTCTCCGTTTACAACTCGATACGCCCCGGTCTCCCAGAAGGCTATTCAGAAAGAGCTCTCGAAATATGTATGGAATATGTGGAATAAGGAGTGGGTGTCATTGTCAACCAACTTGAGCGTAAAAGCCTTCTTCCCTGATGTGTACTCCGCCAACAGGCTCCTCAAAGTAAAAACTAGTGCAATCTCTACCCAGCTACTCACAGGCCACTGCCCCCTAAATGCTCACCAACATCG GCCTCTTGAAGCATATCTTATTTGCTCTGTTCCGGTGGCTAGGAATGGGGTCCGGGAGCGCGCGTTCCCGTTGGCCACCCATCCAGCCACTGGAGACTATGGTCTCACTGCCAGCGTGAGGGCTCTCTTGGAC AGACTAGCGCTTTCCTCGGAGACGCAATCTGCTCGCTTCTCGTGA